From a region of the Fischerella sp. JS2 genome:
- a CDS encoding CHAT domain-containing protein, with translation MSLTFSFVLSQNQTFELRCDYGSRRLDSVELRALIEVCEKNYYPRQKDSISELIQLGRRLYHWLDGKEGWLRRALDEADEGTIYLDLMQTSEAQGLNPQTERMALGLAHLPWELLHDGTVFLLTRQDIAVLPVRSMQQRNTQIIGVQNRPLRLLFMATAPEYPRVATLEFEREEANILQATKDQPLALIVEESGSVEELKNLVASYKQDYFDVFHITGHGLIYTNKDYSFLLRPGQRIADHTPCLITEDEVGNVQLTTVSDLAKAFRGRWPRVIFLSGCHTGEVANKGTVPSMAQQLVKAGAGIVLGWARPVYDRTGIITAKALYQALATGATVEEAVKAAQQEMIAEKCSDWHLLRIYRDTRPIQELVTPLRTKGRERLVFTPPEQEFLDENNIVKVVSRLEFVGRRRSLQRCLRALRETSDNIGVFIAGMGGLGKSTLAARLCTRVRSQRPEFQQVVLIGVVDEVGLLNKLSSKYERFADVPALLNEPKVSLKGRLQNFFEAIKNEHNQPLLLVLDDFEQNIPKSNIENGSLRMTAEAYRILEAICAALVENNAVSRLIVTCRYLQTDTLPPHRLHLESLAAMSKSDIDKICRPLDKEIQQQPITQRVIKIADGNPRLLKWLLEIIQQPSLESDVLLTRLEATEQKFRENILAQTLLDALAVEEKKFLARLSVFQLPMTEEIISAVEQNLTPSPLLTKERGAEGGVRFPPGKERGAEGGVRFPPGKERGAEGGVRFPPGKERGAEGGVRFPPSKERGAEGGVRFPPSKERGAEGGVRFPPSKERGAESGVRLSLNKLTSLSLIESATTHPSQTPTYRVTTILEPCWSRY, from the coding sequence ATGTCCCTCACTTTCAGCTTTGTTCTTAGTCAAAATCAGACATTTGAATTACGTTGTGATTATGGTTCGCGGCGTTTGGATAGTGTAGAGTTGAGGGCGCTGATTGAAGTATGTGAAAAAAATTACTATCCGCGACAAAAAGATAGTATATCCGAACTCATCCAATTAGGACGACGGCTTTATCACTGGCTAGATGGTAAGGAAGGGTGGCTAAGAAGGGCGTTAGATGAAGCTGATGAGGGGACGATTTATTTAGATTTGATGCAAACTAGCGAGGCGCAAGGATTAAACCCACAAACAGAACGGATGGCGTTAGGACTGGCGCATTTACCTTGGGAATTGCTACACGATGGGACGGTCTTTTTACTGACTCGACAAGATATAGCTGTCTTACCAGTGCGTTCTATGCAGCAACGCAACACCCAAATTATTGGTGTGCAAAATCGCCCTTTGCGGTTGCTGTTTATGGCAACTGCACCGGAATACCCCAGAGTTGCTACGCTGGAATTTGAACGGGAAGAAGCTAATATTCTCCAAGCAACCAAGGATCAACCATTGGCATTGATTGTTGAGGAAAGTGGATCGGTTGAAGAGTTGAAAAATCTGGTTGCATCCTACAAGCAAGATTATTTTGATGTCTTCCACATCACGGGACACGGCTTAATTTATACCAATAAAGACTACAGCTTTTTGCTGCGCCCAGGACAAAGAATTGCAGATCATACCCCCTGCTTGATTACTGAAGATGAGGTGGGGAATGTACAACTTACTACTGTAAGTGATCTTGCCAAAGCCTTTCGAGGACGTTGGCCGAGGGTGATTTTTCTCTCTGGTTGTCATACGGGAGAAGTTGCAAACAAAGGGACAGTACCTTCAATGGCGCAACAATTGGTGAAGGCGGGGGCGGGTATTGTTTTGGGTTGGGCGCGTCCGGTGTACGATCGCACGGGTATTATTACAGCAAAGGCGTTGTATCAAGCTTTGGCGACGGGGGCGACGGTAGAGGAGGCGGTGAAAGCAGCCCAGCAAGAGATGATTGCTGAAAAATGCAGCGATTGGCACTTATTGCGGATTTACCGAGATACGCGCCCGATTCAGGAGTTAGTAACACCCTTGAGAACCAAGGGAAGAGAAAGGCTGGTGTTTACACCGCCAGAACAAGAATTTTTGGACGAGAATAATATAGTTAAAGTCGTCAGTCGTTTAGAATTTGTCGGACGCAGGCGGTCTTTGCAAAGATGTTTACGGGCGTTGCGGGAAACTAGCGACAACATCGGTGTGTTTATTGCGGGAATGGGAGGACTGGGTAAGAGTACTTTGGCGGCGCGACTGTGTACGAGAGTCAGAAGCCAGCGCCCAGAGTTTCAGCAGGTGGTGTTGATTGGGGTTGTGGATGAGGTAGGGTTGTTAAATAAGCTTTCGAGTAAGTATGAACGGTTTGCTGATGTTCCCGCACTCCTCAACGAACCAAAGGTTTCTCTTAAGGGAAGATTACAAAACTTTTTTGAGGCGATCAAAAACGAACACAATCAGCCTTTGCTGTTAGTGTTGGATGACTTTGAGCAAAACATCCCCAAAAGTAACATTGAAAATGGCTCATTGCGGATGACGGCAGAAGCCTACCGCATTTTAGAAGCGATTTGTGCAGCGCTGGTAGAAAATAATGCTGTAAGTCGGTTGATTGTTACCTGTCGCTATTTGCAAACGGACACTTTACCACCCCATCGCCTGCATTTAGAATCTTTGGCAGCGATGAGTAAAAGCGATATTGATAAAATCTGCCGTCCGTTAGATAAAGAAATTCAGCAACAGCCCATCACGCAACGAGTTATTAAAATTGCTGATGGTAATCCCCGCTTGTTGAAATGGCTATTAGAAATCATTCAGCAACCAAGTTTAGAATCAGATGTGCTATTGACTCGTTTAGAAGCGACTGAGCAAAAGTTCCGCGAGAATATTTTGGCACAGACTTTACTGGATGCTTTGGCAGTGGAAGAGAAAAAGTTTCTCGCGCGGTTGAGTGTGTTTCAATTGCCGATGACAGAGGAAATTATTAGCGCTGTTGAACAGAACCTCACCCCCTCCCCTCTCCTTACCAAGGAGAGGGGTGCCGAAGGCGGGGTGAGGTTTCCCCCTGGTAAGGAGAGGGGTGCCGAAGGCGGGGTGAGGTTTCCCCCTGGTAAGGAGAGGGGTGCCGAAGGCGGGGTGAGGTTTCCCCCTGGTAAGGAGAGGGGTGCCGAAGGCGGGGTGAGGTTTCCCCCTAGTAAGGAGAGGGGTGCCGAAGGCGGGGTGAGGTTTCCCCCTAGTAAGGAGAGGGGTGCCGAAGGCGGGGTGAGGTTTCCCCCTAGTAAGGAGAGGGGTGCCGAAAGCGGGGTGAGGTTATCGCTAAATAAACTCACCAGCCTCAGCCTAATCGAATCTGCCACGACTCACCCCAGCCAAACACCCACCTATCGCGTCACCACGATTTTAGAACCATGTTGGAGCAGGTATTAA
- a CDS encoding tetratricopeptide repeat protein, with product MLEQVLNQVEWQTTRQQAVRKIYQVWWEEVDNYIEEQALEIVRLGLLAKEKEIAVSVGDIIVNHWVNSSRFLEALKLCQQILAVYEDYRILGAIARAEKVLGLVEDAANHYQQALELCPEDDFEIKASIVHNMAGLFAQKGDINRAITLYEKSLQITNSTNDIGGKAANLHEMARLFAQQGDVTKAIALYKQSLQINQSINNFRGKAATLNQLAYLIA from the coding sequence ATGTTGGAGCAGGTATTAAATCAAGTAGAGTGGCAAACAACTAGACAACAAGCCGTCAGGAAAATCTATCAAGTCTGGTGGGAGGAAGTTGACAACTATATAGAAGAACAAGCACTAGAAATCGTCCGTTTGGGATTACTGGCCAAAGAGAAAGAAATAGCCGTCAGCGTTGGTGACATAATCGTTAACCACTGGGTGAACAGTTCCCGGTTTTTGGAAGCATTAAAACTATGTCAGCAAATTCTGGCAGTATATGAAGACTACCGCATCTTGGGAGCTATTGCTCGTGCTGAAAAGGTTTTAGGTTTAGTGGAAGATGCTGCTAACCACTATCAGCAAGCTTTAGAACTTTGTCCTGAAGATGATTTTGAGATAAAAGCTTCTATCGTTCACAACATGGCAGGGTTATTTGCCCAAAAAGGAGATATCAATCGGGCAATCACCCTTTACGAAAAATCTTTGCAAATCACAAACAGCACCAACGATATAGGTGGTAAAGCTGCCAATCTCCATGAAATGGCAAGATTATTTGCCCAACAGGGAGATGTCACCAAAGCGATCGCACTCTACAAACAATCTTTGCAAATCAATCAAAGCATCAATAATTTTCGTGGCAAAGCTGCTACCCTCAACCAACTGGCATATTTAATTGCCTAA
- a CDS encoding sugar ABC transporter permease: MTNLSTIRSREQRTAWLFLLPALLLLLLVFGYPILRAFWLSLFAKNLGTQLQANFAGLDNYVRMAGDGRFWQSFWISSVFTTASVILELLLGLGIALILNQRFFGRGTVRTVAIIPWALPTALIGLAWAWIFNDQFGVVNDILLRLGVIQTGINWLGEPTLAMIAVVFADVWKTTPFISILLLAGLQSISSDLYEAHAIDGARPWQSFYQITLPLLMPQILIAMLFRFAQAFGIFDLIAVMTGGGPGGATEVVSLYIYSTIMRYLDFGYGAALVVVTFLLLVAAVAIASWLLRKSRLTV, encoded by the coding sequence ATGACCAATTTAAGTACAATTCGTAGTCGAGAACAGAGGACGGCGTGGCTTTTCTTGTTGCCTGCGCTGTTGTTGTTGTTGTTAGTATTTGGTTATCCAATTCTGCGGGCTTTTTGGTTGAGTTTGTTTGCTAAGAATTTGGGGACTCAACTACAAGCTAATTTTGCTGGTTTGGATAATTATGTGCGGATGGCTGGAGATGGGCGTTTTTGGCAAAGTTTCTGGATTTCATCTGTATTTACAACCGCATCAGTGATTTTGGAATTACTGTTGGGGTTGGGAATCGCCCTAATTCTCAACCAACGATTTTTTGGACGAGGTACAGTACGAACTGTTGCTATCATACCTTGGGCTTTGCCTACTGCTTTGATTGGTTTAGCGTGGGCGTGGATTTTTAATGATCAATTCGGGGTGGTGAATGATATTTTGCTCAGGTTGGGTGTAATTCAAACTGGTATAAATTGGCTGGGAGAACCAACCTTAGCGATGATTGCAGTCGTGTTTGCAGATGTGTGGAAAACAACGCCATTTATTAGTATTTTGCTGCTGGCTGGATTGCAGTCAATTTCCTCCGATTTGTACGAAGCCCATGCCATTGATGGGGCTAGACCTTGGCAAAGTTTCTATCAAATTACCTTACCATTGTTGATGCCGCAAATTTTGATTGCGATGCTGTTTCGGTTTGCCCAAGCTTTTGGGATTTTTGATTTAATTGCTGTGATGACAGGCGGCGGGCCTGGCGGTGCTACGGAAGTTGTATCTTTATATATCTACTCAACAATCATGCGCTACTTGGATTTTGGTTACGGGGCGGCGCTAGTGGTAGTGACATTTTTATTATTAGTTGCAGCTGTGGCGATCGCAAGTTGGTTGTTGAGGAAATCTCGTTTAACGGTGTAG
- a CDS encoding ABC transporter substrate-binding protein has translation MVKVLAKLKFSIVIFVVVLLGIIYISVPPAHTQQPVVLNLLMTAPDAQPWKEGIIKDFESKNPGIRINIIEGPNATNLLEDLYTSAFILGDSPYDLINMDVIWTPKFAAAGWLLDLTDKVTESELAAFSPKDVEGGRYKGRLYRIPMRSDVGMLYYREDLLKQAGFNPPETFTDLIKISQALKQQDKINWGYLWQGRQYEGLAAMFVEILEGFGGFWVNPNTLEVGLDKPETLKAIAFLKQTIATGISPPGVTTYQEEETRRIFQSGQAAFLRSWPYVWPLANAKDSPIKGKIAIKPMVSASGESSGACLGGWGLGISKTTKHPQEAWKAIQYFTSEEAQRRFVLQAGFVPSRRSLFTDPQIVATYPHYPQLLEVVEQAVLRPPIAQYAQTSDILQRYLSAALTNRMSPEVAMKAAAQETRRLLGDV, from the coding sequence ATGGTAAAAGTCCTAGCAAAATTGAAATTTTCAATAGTAATTTTTGTTGTGGTGTTGTTGGGTATTATTTATATATCTGTTCCGCCAGCCCATACCCAACAACCAGTAGTCCTCAATTTGTTGATGACAGCCCCTGATGCTCAACCTTGGAAAGAGGGTATCATCAAAGACTTCGAGAGTAAAAATCCTGGTATTCGCATCAATATCATTGAAGGGCCAAACGCTACGAATTTACTTGAAGATTTGTACACATCAGCGTTTATTTTAGGTGATTCTCCCTATGACCTGATTAATATGGATGTCATTTGGACGCCTAAATTTGCTGCGGCTGGGTGGCTGTTAGATTTAACAGATAAGGTTACAGAATCGGAATTAGCAGCTTTTTCACCCAAGGATGTAGAAGGTGGACGTTACAAAGGTAGATTGTATCGAATTCCCATGCGGAGTGATGTGGGAATGCTTTACTACCGGGAAGATTTACTTAAACAAGCGGGGTTTAATCCACCAGAAACTTTTACAGATTTAATCAAGATTTCCCAAGCTTTAAAACAGCAAGACAAAATAAATTGGGGTTATCTTTGGCAAGGTCGCCAATATGAAGGATTAGCGGCGATGTTTGTCGAAATTCTGGAAGGTTTCGGGGGATTTTGGGTAAATCCTAACACCCTAGAAGTAGGATTAGATAAACCAGAAACCTTAAAAGCGATCGCTTTTCTCAAACAGACAATTGCAACAGGTATTTCTCCTCCTGGTGTCACAACATACCAAGAAGAAGAAACTAGACGCATTTTTCAGAGTGGACAAGCGGCTTTTTTACGCAGTTGGCCCTATGTTTGGCCCCTAGCTAATGCCAAGGATTCCCCCATTAAAGGTAAAATTGCCATCAAACCAATGGTTAGTGCCTCTGGTGAAAGTTCAGGGGCTTGCTTAGGTGGATGGGGTTTGGGAATTTCTAAAACGACCAAACATCCTCAAGAAGCTTGGAAAGCAATTCAATACTTTACCAGCGAAGAAGCACAGCGTCGATTTGTTCTCCAAGCTGGTTTTGTACCTAGCAGGCGTTCATTATTTACAGATCCACAAATCGTCGCCACCTATCCCCACTATCCTCAGTTACTAGAAGTAGTGGAACAAGCTGTTTTGCGTCCGCCCATCGCCCAATATGCCCAAACATCAGATATTTTGCAACGTTACCTGAGTGCAGCATTAACAAATCGCATGTCTCCAGAAGTAGCCATGAAAGCAGCAGCGCAGGAGACAAGGCGGTTGTTGGGGGATGTGTGA